From the Kallotenue papyrolyticum genome, the window ATTATATACAAAGATGCTGGCTCTGTCAAGTGTCTTCTAAAACAACTTGACAAAAGCTTTAGATAAATATATTATATATCACATGGATGGGAGTTTGATCAAGAGCAGAGCAGTCTGTCTATCTTGCACCTCGACAGGCAGAAGGCGATAGCATGGGAGCGCAAACACCCACCGGTCGGCGCTTTCAAACCAAACAAGCGTTTGTCTACCACACACTGCGCGCGGCGATCATGCACGGCGAGTTCGCGCCCGGCCAGCGCTTGCGCACCGAGGAGCTGGCCCAGCGTCTGGGGGTCAGCCCCATTCCGGTGCGTGAAGCGCTGCAACTGTTGCAATCGGAGCGCCTGGTTGAGCTTATCCCGCACGTCGGCGCGCGCGTCGCGCCGATCTCTGCTTCCTCCATCGCCGAGATCTTTGCGATCATGGAAGGGCTCGAGCGCGTCGCGACGCGGGTGGCGGCAGTTCGCCTCGACGATGCCCAGGTTAAGCACCTCTCCGCGCTGCTGACGGCGATGGATCAGGCGCTGCAGCGCGGCCATCCCGAGCAGTGGGCCGATCTCAACAGCGAATTCCATTTGAGCATTGCCGCCATCACGGCCATGCCCTTGCTCCAGGAGCTGACGGCGCGCATCCTCGACCAATGGGATCGCCTGCGCCGGCACTACCTCAGGGGCGCGCTGGCCCAACGCCTGGAACAGGCCCAGCGCGAGCATCACCAGATCGTGGCGGCCATGCGCGCACGCGACTATGCGTGCCTCGAGCGCCTGGTGTGCGAGCACAACCGTGGCGCGCTGATGGCGTATACTACCTATCTGGCGCGCCAGGCGGCGCCGGCACAGCAGACCGACCTTGTGCCGTCCGAAGGAGGCGCGTCCGTGCTTATTAGTGCCAATCAGGCTGGGCATAACTGATGGTGCTCCTCTTTCAGGTCTTTAGCGAGGTGATTCTGCCGATCGTGGTGATCGCCGGCATAGGCTATGCTCTGCAGAGCCGCTTTGCGCTTGATCTCTCGACCCTCAACCGGGTCAGTCTCTACTGCCTGAGTCCCTGTCTGCTGTTTGTGACGCTGCTGCGCACCGAGGTGAGCGGTGGTGAGGCTGCGCGTTTGGCGCTGCTGATGCTGCTGGTCGTAATCTGCATGTGCGCCTTCGCCTATGCGCTGGCGCGTCTGATGGGGCTGGGCGTGGCCGAGCGCAGCGGCTTTGTGCTGGCGACAACCTTCATGAATTCGGGCAACTACGGGCTGCCCGCAACGCGCTTCGCCTTTGGCGAGGTTGGCTTTCAGTATGCCGTGATCGGCTATCTGACGCAGGCGCTGTTGTCGCAGACGCTGGCGGTCTATGTTGCGTCGAGCGGCAGCGGGAATCGCCGCGCGGCCCTGTGGCAGGTGCTGCGCATGCCGATGCTCTACGCCGCGCTGCTGGCACTGGCGCTGCGCATGCTGGGCATCCGCCTGGATGAGAGCGAGGGTCCGCTGGCGTTGGGGCTCTACCGTGGCCTGCGCATGGTTGCCGATGCGACGCTGCCGCTTCTGTTGTTGATCCTGGGAATGCAGTTGCGCCGGCGGCAGCCGTCGAGCACGAGCGGTCCGGTCGGCGTTGCGACCGCGCTGCGTCTGGGCGCGTCGGTGCCGATCGCCGTGGTGATTGCGCTGCTGCTGGGACTGCACGATCTGCCGCTACGCGTCGGCGTGGTGCAGGCGGCCATGCCAACGGCCGTCAATACCACGATCCTGGCGCTGGAGTTCAATGCCTGGCCCCATTTTGTGAGCAAGGTGGTGGTCACGACCACGCTCGGCAGCCTGCTGACGCTGACGCTGTTGATCATGGTGTTGCAGTAGGCCTGCCGGCCGGCAAAGGAGGAGCGATGCACCGGCCAGAGGAACAGAGTGTGTTGCTGCGCGCCGCGCGCCTCGATCTGGCGCCGCGCTCGGTGGTGGTTGCCGATGGCGTCGAATACGGACTGGCGCGCCTGGCGGATGGAGACTGGCGGCTGGCGGTGCTGGCCGCAACGCCGGAGGAGCTGCATGGCTTCGCGGGCGAACGCTCGCAGCATGAGGGACATGCGCTGCTGGTGGGGCCTTGCCATGCGGCCAATGCTGCTGCGCTGCGCGCGCGGTTGGCCTGGCTGCAACCGCGCGTGTTGGGCCTGCAACCCTCGGCGGGCCTGGGCGACCGCCTGGGCCTGGCCACGCCCGGCCATGTCCGGGCCGTGCGCGCTGTTGGTGGCGGCATCGCGCCGATCTTTGCGCAACAGTCGATCCGCGAAATGCAGCGCACCGGGCGAACACCGCAGCAGGTCATGGATGATGCGACCTGGGGTGTCTTTGCCGAGGGCTGGCGTGACGGCTTCGGCGCCGACGCCGACCATCTCAAAACGCTTGAGGATGTTGAGCAGTGTGTCGCCGCGGGCTATACCTTCTACACCGTCGATCCGGGCGCGTACGTTGATGATCGCGCCGCCAGCGCCGATCCGCCTGAGCTGGAGCGCCTGTTTGCTGCCCTGCCCTGGGATGCGCTCGAGGATCGTCCCGCCGATCTGCTCAGACGCTATGCCGATCTGCGGCTGGAGCTGGAAGGTCACCGCGTTGCACTGGATCAGGTCGCCGCGCGTCGCGCCGCGGTCAAGTATGGTCGCGCCGTGGCGCATGTGGCGCGCATGTATCGCCACCTGCTGGCTGTGGCGGGCGACCGCCCGGTTGAGCTGGAAGTTTCGGTGGATGAAACGACCTATCCCACCAGCCATGCCGAGCACGTCTATCTCGCCTCCGAGCTCCAGCGGTTGGGCGTGCGCTGGGTCAGCCTGGCGCCGCGCTATGTCGGCCGCTTCGAGAAGGGCGTGGACTACGTTGGCGATCTGGCTGCCTTTGAGGCCGATTTCGCCGCGCATGCCGCGATTGCGCGGCAGTTCGGACCCTATAAACTGAGTCTGCACTCCGGCTCGGACAAGTTCAGCATCTACCCCATCGTCGCGCGCCAGAGCCGAGGACTGGCGCATCTCAAAACCGCCGGCACCAGCTACCTGGAGGCCTTGCGCGCGATCGCGCATCTGGAGCCGGCGCTGTTCCGCGCGATCTACGCCTTTGCCCGCCAGCAGTACCCCACCGATCGCGCCAGCTACCATGTTTCGGCGGAGCTGGAGCGCGCGCCGCAGCCGGAGGAGCTGGACGACGCCGGGCTGCCGACGCTGCTGGAGCATTTCCATGCGCGTGAAATCCTGCACGTCACCTTTGGTTCGGTGCTGACGGCGCGCACATCCACGGGCGAGCTGCGCTTCGGCGCGCGACTGATGCAGGTCTTGCAACGCCATCCGGAGGAGTATGCGCGCCATCTGGAGACGCATTTCGTGCGTCATCTCCAGCCTTTCGCTGCGGTGCTCCACCACGCAAGGCAGGGTGCTTCTGGCAGCTGAAGGTTGCGCTGCTCAAACCTCTAGCCAGCGCGCCAGGAAGGGGAGGGCCGGCGTGACGCGCAGTTGGTGCCCGCCGGCAAACAGATCGAGCGCCAGGCGCTCGCCGGCCTGCGCGATCCGGTACGCGTGCTGTAGCTCGGCATAGGCTGCCCGCGTGCCCGCTGCCGGAAAGAGCGGATCGTCCGTGCCGGCGATGAGCAGCAGCGGGCGCGGCGCGATCAGCGCGGCGATGTCACACATCTCGGCGTCGCGCAGCAGGCCGGGCACGTAGTTGCAGAGGCAATGGCGTTGGTCGAGGAGGCTATCGCGGAAGGTGCAGAAGTAGGTGCCGATCACGGCGGCGCGCAGGCGTGGCTCCAGCGCCGCCGCCAGCAGGGCCACCGCTCCACCGCCCGAGCCACCCATGATCGCGATGCGTCGCGCATCGACCTGCGGTATGCCGCGCAGCAGCTCGAAGGCGCCCAGCACATCCGCAACGCGATCGCCCAGCAGCGGACGTCCCAGCAGCAGGCTCCATCTGGCCAGCGCCTCGCACGATGAGCGCGTGGATGCCCCGTCGCGATCCGCAGCCAGCCGACGGCGACCGAAGCCGCGCAGCTCCGGGACCAGCACCACCATGCCGTGCCGCGCCAGATCAAGCGCAAAATCCTGGTGGTAGCCCTGCGGAGTGGCGCGTGGCGCGCCCTCCGCTGTCAGGCCCACCAGTTCGTTCATGCCGTAGCCGTGGCCGGGCACGGCGATGACCGCCGGTCGCGGTGCGTCGTGCACAGCCGGGGTCAGCAGCCAGGCCGGAATGTCTTCATCGCTCGCACCGGCGAAGCTGATCAGACTGCGACGGTAGCCATCGTGGAGCGTGGTGGCGGCGATGCTCCAACGCGGCGCGCGCCGTTGCGCCGGGAGCGCCAGATGCTGACGGAGCCGGGCGCGCAGTCGTCGCCGCCAGCGCTGCCAGGTCGGCGCATCGACCGTGGCGGGCATGGCATAGCGGCGCGCCTCGCGCATAAGCGCGCTTCTGTAGGCGGCGAGTGGATCATCGGGCGGCATGCTGCTGCTCCCTCTTCATCGGCTGCTGCTTCCCGGCGGCAGTTGAAGCAGCTTTGGACTATATGATATAGTATATATGAATTGGTGCGGCGCGGCTGTGCGCGAGCAGGTGGCTGGCAGGCAGTTCGCGTCGAGGAGGGGTGCAATGCGCCACATCACACAACTGCTGACGGCAGCGCTGCTGCTGACCGGCCTGGGGCTGAGCCCCGTGGCAGCGGGGGGACGCGATCTCGGTCGCGAAGTGCTGGGCCCCAGGGATGGCTGGGCCGCGGCGGAGGGTGGCACGACCGGTGGGGCGGCTGCCGCGCCTGAGCATGTCGCCATGGTCTCGACCTGGGCCGAGTTCCGCGCAGCGCTGGGTGGCGCGCAGGCGCGCGGCGACATAACGCCGCGCATCGTCTATGTGCAGGGCCAGATCGACGCCAATCTCACGCCCGATGGACGGCGCCTGACCTGCGAGGACTATGCCGATCCGGCCTATTCGCTGGAGGCGTATCTGGCCGCCTATGATCCGGCTACCTGGGGGCGCAGGCGACCTAGCGGCCCGTTGGAGGAGGCGCGCGCGCGTTCGGCAGCAAACCAGGCTGCGCAGATCCGCCAGTATATCGGCTCGAACGTCACCATTGTCGGCCTGGGCGACGATGCGCGCATCGTGGGCGCCAACCTGGTGGTGCGCGATGCCGAGAACGTGATCATCCGCAACCTGGAATTGTCGGATGCCTACGACTGTTTCCCGGCCTGGGATCCGCTCGACGGCAGCAGCGGCAACTGGAACGCCGCCTACGACAACCTGTGGATCGCCAATGCGCGCCATGTCTGGATCGACCACAACACCTTCAACGATGGCGCGCATCCACCGGCGACGCTGCCGACCTACTTCGGTCGCAAATATGAGGTACACGACGGCCTGCTCGACATCACCAACGGTGCGGACCTGATCACCGTGTCGTACAATCGCTTCGAGAATCACGACAAGGCGATGCTGATCGGTTCGAGCAACACCTCTACGGTTGATCCAGGGCGGCTGCGCGTGACGCTTCATCACAACCTGTTTCGCGACATGGGCCAGCGCACGCCGCGGGTGCGTTTCGGTCAGGTGCACGTGTACAACAACTACTATCACGAGCCGAGCGGGGCGATCTACAGCTACTCGTGGGGCGTGGGCGTGCAGTCGCAGATCTACGCCGAGAACAATTTCTTTGCGCTCGCGCCGACGATCGCGCCCGCGCAGGTGATCGTTGATTGGGGTGGGACGGGGCTCTACGAGACGGGCACGTTGCTCAACGGGCGTGCGCGGCACAACGCCGTCAGCCTGCTGGCGGCCTACAACGCCGCGCACGATCCCGACCTGAGCGGCGCGCGCACTTGGCAGCCCATGTTGTATGAGCGCATCGACCCGACGCAGGCGGTGCCGGCCCTGGTGCGGGCGCATGCTGGCGCCGGGCGCATCACGGGTCGCTAGGGCGCGCCCGGCGCTGCGCCCTCATGCCCGGTGCTGCTCCGGATGGCGCCGGGCGCGCCTGACCCATCCGGCGCTGCCTGCCGGGCTTGCAGATGAAGAGTCAGGAGCTGATGATGTCATCAACCGAACGCTGGAGGCTAGATCCGGACCGCTGCTTCGATTCCGATCCGGCGCGGCGGCGCGTTGCGCGCGCGCTGTACGCGACGGTGCGCGATCTGCCGTTGATCTGCCCGCATGGTCATGTGCCGCCCGCGCTGCTGGCCGATCCCGCCGCCCGCTTTGGCTCGCCCGCCGAGCTATTCATCATTCCCGACCACTACGTCACGCGCATGCTCTATAGCCAGGGCGTGGCCTACGAAGACCTGGGCGTGCCCACGCGCGACGGCACGCCGGTCGCGCGCGACCACCGCCGCATCTGGCAGCGCTTTGCCGAACACTTCTACCTGTTCCGCGGCACGCCGACCGGTCTATGGCTGGCCGATGAGCTGATCTCCGTCTTCGGAGTGGAGGAGCGCCTGACCGGCGAGAGCGCCGAGCGCATCTACGACCATCTGGAAGCGCGGCTGGCCGATCCATCCTACACGCCGCGTGCGCTGCTGTCGCGCTTCAACATCGCGCTGTTGTGCACCACCGATGCAGCGACCGATACACTTGATCACCACCGCGCGTTGCACGCCCAGGGGCTGACCTTTGTGCGGCCTACGTTTCGGCCGGACGCCGTGGTGAACATCACCGCGCCGGAGTGGCGCGCGCAGATCCAACGTCTGAGCGAGGTCGCCGGTATCGACGTAGTCGATTATGCCTCATACATTCGCGCCCTGGAGCAGCGGCGCGCGGCCTTCAAGGCTTTGGGCGCGCTGGCGACCGACCATGCTGCCGAGACACCCGCGACCGAGCGCCTCACGCCGCGCGAGGCCGAGGCGATCTTCGCGCGGGCGCTGCGCGCTCAGGCGACGACGGAGGACGCACAGCGCTTTACGGCGCATATGCTGATGGAGTTTGCGCGCATGAGCGTCGAGGATGGGCTGGTGATGCAGTTACACATCGGCAGTCTGCGCAACCACCATCAGGCGTTGTATGAGCGCTTCGGGCCCGACCGCGGTGCCGATATTCCCGTCGCCACCGAATGGACGCGCAATCTGCGCCCCTTGCTCAACGCCTACGGCGCCGATGCGCGCTTCCGGCTGATCCTCTTCACGCTGGATGAAAGCACCTACAGCCGTGAGCTAGCGCCGCTGGCCGGCTACTACCCGGCGGTGCTGCTCGGACCGCCGTGGTGGTTCTTCGACAGCGTCAACGGCATGCGGCGCTTTTTGGACGCGGTGATCGAAACGGCGGGGGCGTACAATACCGCCGGCTTCAACGACGACACGCGCGCGTTTGCCTCGATCCCGGCCCGGCATGATCTGTGGCGGCGCGTCACCTGCGACTGGGTCGCCGGTCTAGTGGTGCAGGGGCTGCTGGCGGAGGACGAAGGCTACGAGCTAGCGCGCGCCTTCGCCTACGACCTGGCGGCGCGCGCCTACCGCGTGGCGGAGGCCGACCGATGAGCGTGCTGCAGGAGCTGTTCGGGCTCGATGGGCAGGTCGCGATCGTCACCGGCGGGACGGGCGCGCTGGGCAGCGCGCTGGCGCGTGGTCTGGCGCGCGCCGGAGCGCGCGTGGCGCTTGTCGCGCGCCGCCGCGAACCGGCTGAAGCGCTTGCCGCTGAACTAGTCGCTGCCGGTGGCGCGGCGCTGGCCGTGCCGGCGGATGTGCTGGATCGCGCCCGGCTGGAGCAGGCGCGCGACGCGGTGCTGGCGCGCTGGGGACGCATCGATATCCTGGTCAACGCTGCGGGCGGTAACCTGCCGGCGGCGACCGTCAGCGCCGAAGGCAGCTTCTTCGATCTGCCCTGCGCGGCGCTTGAGCAGGTGGTGGCGCTCAACCTGCACGGCACGCTGCTGCCGACGCAGGTCTTTGGCGCGGTGATGGCCCAGGCCGGCCAGGGCTGCATCGTCAACATCTCGTCGATGGCTGCTCAGCGCGCTCTGACGCGCGTGGTTGGTTATGGCGCGGCCAAGGCTGCCGTCGAGAACGTCACGCGCTGGCTGGCCGTCGAGCTGGGGCGACGCTACGGTGCAGGGCTGCGCGTCAACGCGATCGCCCCCGGCTTCTTCGTCGGCGAGCAGAATCGTGCCCTGTTGCTGGAGCCGGATGGCCGCCTGACACCGCGCGGCCAGACGATCATCGCTCACACCCCGGCGGGACGCTTCGGCGAACCAGACGATCTGATCGGTACGCTGCTCTGGCTGTGCGGGCCGGGCGCGCGCTTCGTGACCGGCGTGGTTGTGCCGGTGGACGGCGGCTTCAGCGCCTGGAGCGGCGTCTAGCGCGGCTGCCGAAGGGAGAACCGCTATGCTCGTGGGCAAAGCCTCGACGCACGCGCCCCTGTCCGAAAGCGATGTGCTGGAGTTGCTGGCGCGTGGCCTGGCGCCGTTGGCGCTGGATGGCAAGCGCGTGCTGGTGATCATTCCCGACAGCACGCGCACCGCGCCGATCCCGCTGCTGTTCCGCCAGTTGTACGCGCTGCTGGGCGACCGCGTGGCGCGGCTGGATTACCTGATCGCCCTCGGCACCCACCCGCCGATGTCCGAGGCGGCGATCGAGCGTCTGGTGGGCGTCTCTGCCGCTGAGCGCGCGGCGCGCTATCCCAGGGTCGCGATCTTCAATCATCGTTGGGATCGGCCCGACGCGCTGACGCTGATCGGCACGATCGGGCGCGACGAGACGGCGCAGCTCACCGATGGGCTGCTGGCGGACGATGTGCCGGTGGTGCTCAACCGTCTGATCTTCGACTATGATCACCTGATCATCTGTGGACCGGTCTTTCCCCACGAGGTGGTCGGCTTCTCCGGCGGCGCCAAATATCTCTTTCCGGGCATCGCCGGCGCAGAGATCATCAACTTTACCCACTGGCTGGGCGCGCTGGTGACCAGCATGGATACGATCGGCGTCAAGGATACGCCGGTGCGCCGTGTGATCCATCGCGCGGCCGCGTTTGTGCGCCGGCCGATCCTGCTGCTGGCGCTGGTGCTCAAGGGCGCGACCCTGCACGGGCTGTACATCGGCGACTATCAGCAGGCCTGGAGCGCTGCCGCCGATCTGTCGGCGCAACTGAACGTGATCACCGTGGCGCGGCCCTTCCGGCGCGTGCTGTCGATGCCGGCGCCGATCTACGACGATCTCTGGACGGCGGCCAAGGCGATGTACAAGACCGAGCCGGCGGTGGCCGACGGCGGCGAGATCATCATTTACGCGCCGCACATCACCGAAATCTCCTACACGCATGGTCGGCTGATCGACGCGATTGGCTACCATGTGCGCGACTACTTCCTCAAGCAGTGGGATCGTTTCCGGCACGTGCCCGGCGGCATTCTGGCGCACAGCACGCATGTCAAGGGCAAGGGCAGCTACGACGCGGCCAGCGGCATCGAAACGCCGCGCATTCAGGTGACGCTGGCGACAGGCATCCCTGAAGAACGCTGCCGGCGCGTCAATCTCGGCTACGTCGATCCACGCACGATCGATCCGCGGGCGTGGGCCGGACGCGAAGCCGAGGGCATCCTGCTGGTGCCGCACGCCGGCGAAATGCTCTATCGCTGCCCGGCGCTGCGCGCGGCGCACAAGCCCTGACGCCGGCGGCCTGGTCCACGGCGGCGTTCAGCGGGGTATAATGAGCGCTAAACACCGCCGGAGAGCTGCCATGCCATCGCCACGCGTTGAGGCGACGCTGGAGCGTCTGCAGGAACACGAAGCGCTGACCGCCGATCTGCCCGATCCCGCCGCAAGCGCCTTGCTGGCGTGGATCACCCGGCAGGTCGCGGCGGCGGACGCTGCGCCGACCGAAGAGCGCTTTGCGGCGCAGGTCAACGCCATCCGTCAGGCGGCGCGGCAGGCCGCGCGCCAGAGCGCGCAGCAGACAGCGACGCGTTCCCCCTCACCGCCGGAGCCGACAGCGGTGGTCGCGCGCGCGCAGGAGCTGCTGCGTCAGCAGGGCGATCCCGAGCTGATCGCCCTGCCGCCGGAGGTCGATGCGCCGCCCGCTACGTCTGCGCCGCCCGCGTCTGTACCGGCCTCGCCGGCAGCGGCGGAGCTATCCCGTACGCCGTCCGCGCCCCAAGCCACGCCGCCGGCGGGCGTCTCCAACGATCCAACCGCACTGGTGCGCCGCGCGCCCAGGGCTGCCTCGGCGCAGGAACCGCCGCCGGCCACTCCATCTGCCGCGCTAGATCATCGCCCGACGCGGCTACCGGCAGCGCGCGCGCCGCGCCTGTCGCTTTGGAGTCGTCTGCGGCGGCGCTGGCGTTGGCGAAAGGAGTAGCATGCCATCACGTCGTCGTACGCGGCGCCGGCGCGCAGCTACGCCGCCCAAGCTCACAACCCTGATCGCGCTGCTAGTGGTGCTGCTGGTGGTCTGGCTCTACCAGGAGGGCTACGTCGACCGGCTGATCGAGCGTTTGACCGGCGTGGCGCCGGCGGTGGAAGCCCCGGAGCTGGATGAGGGCGCCACCCCCGATCAGCCGCGCGCGCTGGAACCGACCGTGCCGCAGCCATCGATGGCTCCGGCCGCGGCGCCGGCGCCGCAGGATCAGGTTGAGACCGAGGCGTTGCGCGGCTATGCCGGAGCCTGGTACCAGGTCTATTTCACCAAGCCGCGCTACCCCGAAGGGCCGGCGACGCGCTCGGGTGGCCTGGACGAGACCATCGCCGCCGATCTGGATGCCGCGCAGCGCCGCATCGATCTGGTGGTGTTCGACCTGGAGCTGCAGCGCATCGCCGATGCGCTGCTGCGCGCAGTGCAGCGCGGGGTGCAGGTGCGCGTCGTTGCCGATCGCGAAAACATGGAAAATCCCGACATGGCCGCCCTGATCGGTCAGCTCCAGGCCGCCGGCATCACGGTGGTGCTGGACGAGCGCGAAGCCTTTATGCACAACAAGTTCATCGTGATCGACGACGCGGTGGTCTGGACCGGCTCCGCCAACCTGACGCCCAACGATGTCTATCGCAACAACAACAACATGCTGCGCGTCGCCGATCAGCGGCTGGCGCAAAACTATCGCGCCAAGGCCGAGGATCTACTGGCCGGCGGCGGTGGTCCGAACGGCGGCAGTGTGCTGGTCGATCCGGAGCTAACCCTGGATGGCGCGCGTGTAGCGACCATGTTCGCGCCCGATGATCCGATCACCGCGCGCATCGTCGAGCGGCTGGCCCGGGCGCGCCGGCAGGTGGAGGTGATGGCCTTCGCCTTTACCTCCGATCCGATCGCCGACGCGCTGCTGGCAGCCCGCGAGCGCGGCGTGGCGGTGCGCGTGGTCATGGAAAGCCGCAACGTGCGCGGCTCCGGCTCGGAGTTCGAGCGCCTGCAGGCGGGCAGCATCGATATCCATGGCGATGGCAATTGTTATATCATGCACCATAAAGTCATCGTCATCGACGGCGCAACGGTGGTGACCGGGTCGTTCAACTTTACGCGCAGCGCGCAAGAGCAGAACGACGAGAATGTGCTGATCGTGGATGATCTTAGCCTGGCGGCACGCTACGGCGAAGAGTTCGAGCGCGTGTACGCGCAGGCGTTGCAGCCGACACGCTGCGGATAGGTGAGCCATGGAGCGCAGGGCAGCGCTGCCGGCGTCACGCACGCCGGCAGCGATTCCTTTATTCGGCGATCTGGACGAGGCCGCGCGAACGGCGCTGGCGCGCGCCATGCACGCGCGGCGCTACCGCGCCGGTCAGTTTCTGATCTACGAGGGTACGCCCGCCGAAGGGTTGTTCGTGGTCTGCGAGGGCCGCGTGCGGCTGTCGCGGACGGCGCCCGATGGCCGCGAACAGGTGCTGACGATCATCGGTGCCGGCGAGGTCTTCAACATGGAACCGCTGCTCGACGGCGGGCTGACGCCCTTCACGGCGCGGGCCATGAGTCCGGTGAGCTGCCTGCTGTTGCCGGGCGATGCGCTGGTGCCGTTGATTCGCGCCCATCCCGATCTGGCGCTGGTGCTGATGCGCCAGATGGCCGAGCAACTGCGCGAACAAACCCTGCTGATCGAGGACCTTGGCTTTCGCTCGGTGCGCGCGCGGCTGGCGCGCCTGCTGCTGCAGGAGGCGGCCAGCGGCACGGCGATGCTGACCCAGGCCGAGCTGGCCGCGCGCGCCGGCACGGTGCGCGAGATCGTTGGACGGACGCTGCGCCAGATGGCCGCGGAACGGCTGGTCGAGCTCAAGCGCGGACGCGTGATCGTGCTCGACGCCGATGGGCTGCGCCGCGCTGCCGAGATCTGAGCGCTGATCAAAAATGAGAATTGTTCTCAGAAGTGGGACAAGAGTCACAGACGCGGGCGGGGGCGCATGGTACGGTACGCGCAGCGACAGAACTCGCTGATGTGCCGAAAGGAGTTGCCACCATGGCCTACGTGATTACCGAACCCTGCATCGGCGTCAAGGACGCTTCGTGCGTCAAGGTCTGCCCCGTGGACTGCATCTACGAGGGCGAGGATCAGTACTACATCAACCCCGACGAGTGCATCGACTGCGGCGCGTGCGAGCCGGAGTGCCCGGTCTCGGCGATCTACCCGGAAGACGCCGTGCCGGAGCAGTGGCAGAGCTACATCCAGAAGAACGCCAACTTCTTCGTCGGCTAGCGACGATCGCTCCTGCAACGCAGGCCGCGCCGGGCCAGACGTTGCTGCTGGGGTCTGGCGCGGCCTGTGGCGTTAAGGCCGACCCGCATGTTGGCAGTCGTGGCACGTCAGTCCAGGGATGGCTGCGCGGGCAGGCCGCGGTACAGGTGGTTGACCGGGCTGTGGCCGCGTCCGATCGCCCTGGCATGCGCGATCGCGCCGTGGAGGTAGTCGCGCGCCGCGCGCACCGCTGCTTCCACCTCGACGCCGCGCGCCAGCAACGCGGCGATGGCCGCGGCGTAGGTACAGCCTGTGCCATGCGTGTGCGGCGTGGCGATGCGCGGCGCGCGCAGCTCGATCATCTGCCGGCCATCGAAGAGCAGATCGACCGGATCACCCGGCAGGTGCCCTCCCTTGAGCAACACGTAGCGTGCTCCCAGCGCATGGAGGTCGCGCGCCGCGGCGGGCATCTCTGTCTCGCGCTCGACGCGCCGTCCCAG encodes:
- a CDS encoding ferredoxin, which encodes MAYVITEPCIGVKDASCVKVCPVDCIYEGEDQYYINPDECIDCGACEPECPVSAIYPEDAVPEQWQSYIQKNANFFVG
- a CDS encoding Crp/Fnr family transcriptional regulator gives rise to the protein MERRAALPASRTPAAIPLFGDLDEAARTALARAMHARRYRAGQFLIYEGTPAEGLFVVCEGRVRLSRTAPDGREQVLTIIGAGEVFNMEPLLDGGLTPFTARAMSPVSCLLLPGDALVPLIRAHPDLALVLMRQMAEQLREQTLLIEDLGFRSVRARLARLLLQEAASGTAMLTQAELAARAGTVREIVGRTLRQMAAERLVELKRGRVIVLDADGLRRAAEI
- a CDS encoding lactate racemase domain-containing protein, with amino-acid sequence MLVGKASTHAPLSESDVLELLARGLAPLALDGKRVLVIIPDSTRTAPIPLLFRQLYALLGDRVARLDYLIALGTHPPMSEAAIERLVGVSAAERAARYPRVAIFNHRWDRPDALTLIGTIGRDETAQLTDGLLADDVPVVLNRLIFDYDHLIICGPVFPHEVVGFSGGAKYLFPGIAGAEIINFTHWLGALVTSMDTIGVKDTPVRRVIHRAAAFVRRPILLLALVLKGATLHGLYIGDYQQAWSAAADLSAQLNVITVARPFRRVLSMPAPIYDDLWTAAKAMYKTEPAVADGGEIIIYAPHITEISYTHGRLIDAIGYHVRDYFLKQWDRFRHVPGGILAHSTHVKGKGSYDAASGIETPRIQVTLATGIPEERCRRVNLGYVDPRTIDPRAWAGREAEGILLVPHAGEMLYRCPALRAAHKP
- a CDS encoding phospholipase D-like domain-containing protein; this translates as MPSRRRTRRRRAATPPKLTTLIALLVVLLVVWLYQEGYVDRLIERLTGVAPAVEAPELDEGATPDQPRALEPTVPQPSMAPAAAPAPQDQVETEALRGYAGAWYQVYFTKPRYPEGPATRSGGLDETIAADLDAAQRRIDLVVFDLELQRIADALLRAVQRGVQVRVVADRENMENPDMAALIGQLQAAGITVVLDEREAFMHNKFIVIDDAVVWTGSANLTPNDVYRNNNNMLRVADQRLAQNYRAKAEDLLAGGGGPNGGSVLVDPELTLDGARVATMFAPDDPITARIVERLARARRQVEVMAFAFTSDPIADALLAARERGVAVRVVMESRNVRGSGSEFERLQAGSIDIHGDGNCYIMHHKVIVIDGATVVTGSFNFTRSAQEQNDENVLIVDDLSLAARYGEEFERVYAQALQPTRCG